One stretch of Legionella birminghamensis DNA includes these proteins:
- a CDS encoding leucyl aminopeptidase family protein has product MQAELFYKNQAQDIIPVILLSKQDWASGMPELLSSERNQFYTQRFKGNTGDLCIISGENGKSQKVYLGAGDANNYSLALASAALRLPEGNYQLQQALPNAHVIFWGLAQYCYDRYKKQEIQPRVLILENNLREVLQDVDAAFLVRDLINAPTNCMGPQDLSDTMKTLATRYSASFQEWIGDELLAANFPAIHAVGRASINQPRLLSLNWGNEKHPKVTLVGKGVCFDTGGLDIKPSNFMRLMKKDMGGAAQVLGLAQWIMARELPIRLQVLIPAVENSIGPDAYRPGDVLTMRNGLTVEIDNTDAEGRLVLADALVFAGEDKPELIIDFATLTGAARTAVGTEISALFCNNDKLANELYEFAGKANDPVWRLPLYAAYEPLLDSSIADLSNCSASPYAGAIVAALFLQRFVPAGIPWVHFDVMAWNVSSKPGKPEGGEAMGIRAVGEYLLSRYAGA; this is encoded by the coding sequence ATGCAAGCAGAATTATTTTACAAAAACCAGGCTCAGGATATCATACCTGTCATTCTGCTTAGCAAACAGGATTGGGCATCGGGAATGCCGGAACTGCTTTCATCTGAGCGGAATCAATTTTATACCCAGCGGTTTAAGGGAAATACCGGCGATCTCTGCATTATCAGCGGGGAAAATGGCAAAAGTCAGAAGGTCTATCTCGGAGCAGGGGATGCGAATAATTATTCATTGGCGCTAGCCTCTGCTGCACTGCGTTTGCCCGAGGGAAATTATCAATTACAACAGGCGCTGCCGAATGCCCATGTCATTTTCTGGGGATTGGCCCAGTACTGCTATGACCGTTATAAAAAGCAGGAAATACAACCACGAGTGTTAATATTAGAAAATAATCTTCGCGAAGTGCTTCAGGATGTTGACGCTGCTTTTCTGGTGCGTGATTTGATTAATGCACCCACCAACTGCATGGGGCCTCAGGATTTATCCGATACAATGAAGACCCTGGCTACCCGTTATTCGGCGAGCTTTCAAGAATGGATAGGGGATGAGCTTCTTGCTGCCAACTTTCCCGCTATTCATGCCGTTGGTCGCGCATCCATCAATCAACCCCGTCTTTTGTCCTTGAACTGGGGCAATGAAAAACATCCTAAAGTAACGCTGGTCGGTAAAGGTGTTTGCTTTGATACCGGCGGCCTGGATATTAAACCTTCGAACTTCATGCGCTTGATGAAAAAAGATATGGGCGGTGCAGCACAGGTTCTGGGGCTTGCCCAGTGGATTATGGCTAGAGAGCTTCCTATTCGGCTCCAGGTTCTGATTCCTGCCGTTGAGAACTCAATAGGGCCTGATGCTTATCGTCCGGGTGATGTTTTAACCATGAGAAACGGTCTTACCGTTGAAATCGATAACACCGATGCAGAAGGGCGTCTGGTACTGGCTGATGCCCTGGTATTTGCCGGTGAAGACAAACCAGAGCTTATTATTGATTTTGCAACCTTAACCGGCGCTGCGCGGACAGCGGTAGGTACAGAAATTTCTGCCTTGTTTTGTAATAACGATAAGCTGGCCAATGAATTATATGAGTTTGCAGGCAAAGCCAATGATCCGGTATGGCGTCTACCCCTGTATGCTGCTTATGAGCCTTTGCTGGATTCCTCAATTGCCGACTTATCCAATTGCTCGGCTTCGCCTTATGCAGGCGCAATTGTTGCTGCGCTGTTTTTACAGCGTTTTGTTCCCGCAGGAATTCCCTGGGTTCACTTTGATGTGATGGCCTGGAACGTTTCATCCAAACCTGGAAAGCCGGAGGGCGGAGAGGCGATGGGAATCAGGGCGGTAGGTGAGTATTTGCTATCGAGGTATGCGGGCGCTTGA
- the murJ gene encoding murein biosynthesis integral membrane protein MurJ, translating to MSATEIMLPKQQSLLRSTTLVSVMTFISRMTGFARDVVIAQLFGAGAGMDAFFVAFRIPNFMRRLFAEGAFSQAFVPVLAEYQQTQPVEDVRLFIARVSGQLTAVLSVVTLIGILATPVIIFLFAPGFGEGSARSLLATEMLRITFPYLMLVSLTAMAGAVLNTYGYFAIPAITPVMLNLSMILAAWYLSPMLPQPVVALAWGVFIAGVAQFLFQLPFLYKRTLLVRPRLARKDEGVRRVMKLMIPALFGVSIAQLNLMVDSIFASFLKVGSVSWLYYTDRLTDFPLGVFGVAIATVILPHLSRRHAEQNTERYSRALDWGLRLILLIGLPAGIGLAVFSMPLIACCFSYGKFNLNDLLQTQKSLIALGSGVPAFMMIKVLASGFYARQDIKTPVKVGAIAMVVNSLFCAVLIWPLAHAGLALSSSLAGYVNCGLLIFLLLRKKIYHPAKAWLKFIMQLLFANTLIAVYLYYASGDVAMWLHLSSVMRLLLLSAHIAAAILIYFAALYVTGVRPKQFRGLIKE from the coding sequence ATGTCTGCGACCGAGATAATGCTCCCAAAACAACAAAGCCTGCTGCGCTCAACCACACTGGTTTCAGTGATGACATTTATTTCAAGAATGACCGGGTTTGCCCGCGATGTCGTGATTGCCCAGCTATTTGGCGCAGGGGCGGGAATGGACGCCTTTTTTGTAGCGTTTCGGATCCCTAATTTTATGCGGCGTTTATTTGCTGAAGGCGCATTCTCACAAGCTTTTGTGCCAGTACTGGCGGAATATCAGCAAACGCAGCCTGTTGAAGATGTGAGACTTTTTATCGCGCGGGTATCAGGACAATTAACTGCGGTGCTCTCCGTCGTAACCCTCATCGGGATTCTGGCTACTCCTGTGATTATTTTTCTCTTTGCGCCCGGTTTTGGAGAAGGAAGTGCCCGCAGTTTACTGGCTACCGAAATGCTGCGTATTACTTTTCCCTATCTTATGCTGGTTTCTTTAACTGCAATGGCAGGCGCTGTGCTAAACACCTATGGCTATTTTGCTATTCCAGCGATTACGCCGGTCATGCTAAATCTGAGCATGATCCTGGCTGCCTGGTATTTAAGCCCGATGTTGCCGCAGCCGGTTGTTGCGCTGGCCTGGGGAGTATTTATTGCCGGTGTGGCGCAGTTCTTATTTCAGCTGCCGTTTCTTTACAAAAGAACCTTGCTGGTCAGACCGCGCCTGGCTCGTAAAGATGAGGGCGTAAGGCGGGTGATGAAGTTAATGATCCCTGCCCTGTTTGGTGTTTCAATTGCCCAGCTGAATCTGATGGTAGATTCCATTTTTGCCTCTTTCCTGAAGGTAGGATCGGTTTCCTGGCTTTATTATACCGACAGGCTCACCGATTTTCCCCTTGGGGTATTTGGGGTAGCGATTGCTACAGTCATTTTGCCTCATTTATCACGCCGCCATGCGGAGCAGAACACTGAGCGTTATTCGCGGGCGCTTGATTGGGGATTAAGACTCATCTTGTTGATTGGTTTACCGGCTGGTATCGGCCTGGCTGTTTTTTCAATGCCTCTGATTGCCTGTTGTTTTTCTTATGGAAAATTTAACTTGAACGATCTTTTACAAACCCAAAAAAGTTTGATTGCTTTAGGCAGCGGCGTTCCCGCTTTTATGATGATTAAAGTACTGGCTTCAGGATTTTATGCTCGTCAGGATATCAAAACGCCGGTGAAGGTAGGGGCTATTGCCATGGTGGTGAATAGCCTTTTTTGTGCCGTATTAATCTGGCCTCTAGCGCATGCAGGCCTGGCGCTTTCTTCCTCGCTTGCCGGTTATGTAAACTGTGGATTGCTTATTTTTTTGCTTTTGCGAAAAAAAATCTACCATCCCGCAAAAGCTTGGCTAAAATTTATTATGCAGTTGTTGTTTGCTAATACATTAATTGCCGTTTATCTCTATTATGCCAGTGGCGATGTCGCAATGTGGCTGCATCTTTCATCGGTGATGAGGCTCTTGCTGCTTTCTGCTCACATTGCCGCGGCAATTCTGATTTATTTTGCAGCACTTTATGTGACTGGCGTGCGACCTAAACAGTTCCGTGGATTAATAAAGGAGTAA